One stretch of Methanobacteriaceae archaeon DNA includes these proteins:
- a CDS encoding beta-ribofuranosylaminobenzene 5'-phosphate synthase: MIINTPSRLHLTLIDLNGSCGRIDGGVGITIRDPELVLRAEPSPNGDQGINIYFEDSDNLSENLISDYSQKIKESATNTLKYFNIDDGFDFFVEKSYPAHAGLGSGTQLSLATSKLITDLNDIEVQTTTLGRIVGRGGTSGIGVEAFNHGGFIVDGGHSKNEKSDFLPSSASSASPPPVLAHYDFPEDWNIILAIPKLDESVSGKKEVNIFQKYCPIPLLEVQKLSHLILMKMMPAVLEKDIDSFGDALNQIQSTGFKKREMDLQNKLIGDILNSMRDAGAPGAGMSSFGPTLFAVTKKNSKTVLNAAKDAMGDQEGIHMITRAQNTGARIKS; encoded by the coding sequence TTGATTATCAATACTCCTTCCCGACTACATCTTACTTTAATAGATCTAAATGGATCTTGCGGACGAATTGATGGTGGAGTGGGAATCACTATTCGCGATCCGGAACTAGTTCTAAGGGCAGAACCTTCGCCTAATGGGGATCAAGGAATTAATATTTATTTTGAAGATTCTGACAATCTTTCTGAAAATTTAATTTCTGATTATTCTCAGAAAATAAAAGAATCTGCTACCAATACTTTAAAATATTTTAATATTGACGATGGCTTTGATTTTTTTGTAGAAAAATCATATCCTGCTCATGCGGGTCTGGGATCAGGCACCCAACTTTCCTTAGCCACATCTAAACTCATAACGGACTTAAATGATATCGAAGTACAAACTACTACTTTAGGCCGCATTGTTGGTCGTGGTGGAACCTCTGGAATTGGTGTTGAAGCATTTAATCATGGAGGCTTCATTGTAGATGGAGGACACAGTAAAAATGAGAAATCCGACTTTTTACCTTCATCAGCATCTTCAGCTTCTCCACCACCAGTATTGGCCCATTATGATTTTCCAGAAGATTGGAATATAATACTAGCCATTCCTAAACTGGATGAAAGTGTTTCAGGAAAAAAGGAAGTTAATATCTTTCAAAAATACTGTCCTATTCCACTTTTAGAAGTACAGAAACTTTCACATTTAATTTTAATGAAAATGATGCCTGCGGTTCTGGAAAAAGATATAGATTCATTTGGTGATGCTTTAAATCAGATTCAAAGCACGGGATTTAAGAAAAGAGAGATGGATCTGCAAAATAAGTTAATTGGGGACATATTGAATAGCATGAGGGATGCAGGTGCTCCAGGGGCAGGTATGAGTTCTTTTGGCCCGACATTATTTGCAGTAACTAAAAAGAATTCCAAAACAGTTTTAAATGCAGCAAAAGATGCTATGGGGGATCAAGAAGGTATTCATATGATTACCCGTGCTCAAAACACTGGGGCTAGAATTAAAAGTTGA